GCGCGCGCTCCGATAGCGCGCAGGCAGGCGGCACAGGGGGATCCGCACGGACCCTCCTCCGGACGGTCGCCCTCCCGACGCAGAGTCTGACAGAGGTCACCATGGAAGGCCCCAAACCCGCACAAGGGCAGGAGATCCATTCGGCCGCCGAACTGGCCCGCCGCGTCTTCCACCCCGACACCCCCGCCCCCGTCCGCCCCGCTCTGCCGGGGGACGCCGTGCGCCCGAACCTGCGCGTCTTCAGCGACCGGGGACGCGTGACGGCGGCCGTGACGATGAACCACCGCCCCGTCGTCCTCGGCGGCACGCGGCACCTGGCGTGCACGTTCGGCGGCGTCTGCACGGACCCCGAATACCGCGGGCAGGGGCTGGCGACGCAGCTCCTGGAGGACTGCCGGCGCAAGGCCCTGGCAGACGGCGCGGACCTGGTGCTGATCTCCGGCAGCCGGGGCCTCTACCGCCATTCGGGCTACGCGCCCGTGGGGCACTTCGAGGTCTCCCGGATCCCCCGCGCCGGCCTGACCGCCGCGGCAGCGCTGAGCGAGCGTTACGATCTGCGCCCGGCCCTCTCGGACGACCTCCCCGCGCTGATGCGCATGCAGGTGGAGGAGCCGGTGCGGTTCGTCCGCAGCCCGGAGGAGATGCTCCGACTGGTCGGCCAGACCAGCATCGTCAACGGCCGCGGCCGGACGTTCGTGGTCTGCCGTAACGGCGCCGGCCCCGTCGCCTGGATGACCTGCCAGATCGGCGGCCGCTACGGCGAGGACATGCCGCCGAACTCGACCCGCGTCGTCGAGGTCGGGGGCT
The genomic region above belongs to Candidatus Brocadiaceae bacterium and contains:
- a CDS encoding GNAT family N-acetyltransferase → MEGPKPAQGQEIHSAAELARRVFHPDTPAPVRPALPGDAVRPNLRVFSDRGRVTAAVTMNHRPVVLGGTRHLACTFGGVCTDPEYRGQGLATQLLEDCRRKALADGADLVLISGSRGLYRHSGYAPVGHFEVSRIPRAGLTAAAALSERYDLRPALSDDLPALMRMQVEEPVRFVRSPEEMLRLVGQTSIVNGRGRTFVVCRNGAGPVAWMTCQIGGRYGEDMPPNSTRVVEVGGSRWAVLCALPVLMDRQKVDEVELFYGGWDRDFARMAADLGWPSEPRSFRGTVGIIAPQRFWDASVALFRERLGPERFETLRFEVRPDAIEIASGTERLLLKDWTALTELVFMHPAQRTERPLDLPRDSDLATALDEIFPMPLVNYGLNYF